A genomic stretch from Paraburkholderia dioscoreae includes:
- the motB gene encoding flagellar motor protein MotB — translation MSEKNSRASQGEQALAPVIVRRSKKGEDHGGHHGGAWKIAYADFVTAMMAFFLLMWLLGSTSKYDKQGIEDYFNTPLSSLIGGNEGTAAARPSVVQGGGRDISDTRPGDGKKSQTQPTPPATAAPTVAPSDAARLEQLKAKLTALIEQSPALKAFKDQIRISITNEGLRIEIVDSQNRPMFPSGSSKLQPYAETILTQIGAALNDVDNRISIAGHTDAVPYTAGPEGYSNWELSSERANAARRALVAGGMHGEKLLQVRGLADVLPLNSNIADEPTNRRISILVLNKAAELAFFHDGGRTAIDEAVPASSAIPAVVGRLQPVTGSHGTP, via the coding sequence ATGAGCGAAAAAAACTCGCGCGCGTCGCAAGGGGAACAGGCGCTGGCACCTGTGATCGTGCGCCGCTCGAAGAAGGGCGAGGATCATGGCGGCCATCACGGCGGCGCATGGAAAATCGCGTACGCCGATTTCGTTACCGCGATGATGGCGTTCTTCCTGCTGATGTGGCTGCTCGGCTCCACGTCCAAGTACGACAAGCAGGGTATCGAAGACTATTTCAACACGCCGCTGTCGAGCCTGATCGGCGGTAACGAAGGCACGGCCGCGGCGCGGCCGAGCGTGGTGCAAGGCGGCGGCCGCGACATCTCCGATACGCGGCCCGGCGACGGCAAAAAGAGCCAGACGCAGCCGACTCCGCCCGCCACCGCCGCGCCGACGGTAGCGCCATCCGACGCGGCGCGCCTCGAACAACTGAAGGCGAAGCTCACCGCGCTGATCGAGCAGAGCCCCGCGCTGAAGGCGTTCAAGGATCAGATCCGCATTTCGATCACGAACGAAGGGCTGCGTATCGAGATCGTCGATTCGCAGAACCGGCCGATGTTTCCTTCCGGCAGTTCGAAGCTGCAGCCGTATGCGGAGACGATCCTCACGCAGATCGGCGCGGCGCTCAACGACGTCGACAACCGGATTTCGATTGCCGGCCACACGGATGCCGTGCCCTACACCGCGGGGCCGGAGGGTTACTCGAACTGGGAACTGTCGTCCGAACGCGCCAATGCCGCGCGCCGCGCGCTGGTCGCCGGCGGCATGCATGGCGAAAAGCTGCTGCAGGTGCGCGGACTGGCGGACGTATTGCCGCTGAACAGCAATATCGCCGATGAGCCGACCAACCGGCGCATCAGCATCCTGGTCCTGAACAAGGCCGCGGAACTGGCATTCTTTCATGACGGCGGGCGCACCGCGATCGACGAAGCCGTGCCGGCGAGTTCAGCGATTCCGGCGGTAGTCGGGCGCCTGCAGCCGGTGACCGGTTCGCATGGCACGCCGTAG
- the motA gene encoding flagellar motor stator protein MotA, with product MFVAIGWVLVIGSVLGSFIGVGGHLPALIQPFELLCIFGAAIGAFVVSNPTSTLKKTIKAIPSCFKGGGYTKEKYLELIALLYELLQKARKEGMMSLEAEVGAPKDSVIFQKYPHVLEDHHLLDFIVDYLRMMSGGNVNVLEVQDLMDEELATHHAESAVAANAIQKMADGLPAFGIVAAVMGVVHTMGSVGAPPAVLGEMIAGALVGTFLGILLAYGFIGPLADLLTAKGRAEGKPYQCVKAVLLASLSGYAPAIAVEFGRKVLFTADRPSFQELDDAVRATKTPKSA from the coding sequence ATGTTTGTTGCAATCGGCTGGGTTTTGGTGATCGGTTCCGTGTTAGGCAGTTTTATCGGCGTGGGCGGCCATCTGCCGGCGCTCATTCAGCCATTCGAACTACTGTGCATCTTCGGCGCGGCAATCGGTGCGTTTGTCGTGAGCAACCCTACTTCCACGCTGAAGAAAACCATCAAGGCGATTCCGTCATGCTTCAAAGGCGGGGGCTATACCAAGGAAAAATACCTTGAACTGATCGCCCTGCTCTACGAGTTGCTTCAGAAGGCGCGCAAGGAAGGCATGATGTCGCTCGAAGCCGAAGTGGGCGCGCCGAAAGACAGCGTGATTTTTCAGAAGTATCCGCATGTGCTGGAGGATCATCATCTGCTCGACTTCATCGTCGACTATCTGCGCATGATGTCCGGCGGCAATGTGAACGTGCTCGAAGTACAGGATCTGATGGATGAGGAACTGGCCACGCATCACGCGGAATCTGCAGTCGCGGCCAACGCCATTCAGAAAATGGCGGACGGCCTGCCCGCTTTCGGCATTGTCGCCGCGGTCATGGGCGTGGTGCACACCATGGGTTCGGTCGGCGCGCCGCCCGCCGTGCTCGGCGAGATGATTGCGGGCGCGCTGGTTGGCACGTTCCTCGGCATTCTGCTCGCGTATGGCTTTATCGGCCCGCTGGCCGATCTGCTCACCGCCAAAGGCCGTGCCGAAGGCAAGCCTTACCAGTGCGTGAAGGCCGTGCTGCTCGCGTCGCTGTCCGGCTACGCGCCGGCGATCGCTGTCGAGTTCGGCCGCAAGGTGCTGTTCACCGCCGACCGCCCGAGCTTCCAGGAACTCGACGACGCCGTGCGCGCCACCAAGACGCCGAAGTCGGCCTGA